A window from Hallerella porci encodes these proteins:
- a CDS encoding HXXEE domain-containing protein, with amino-acid sequence MDSLVLLYLLLPVAFSLHDFEEILFQHSWVLKNQNRIVKKFPFAKNILEHLAKLDTKKFAVIAFEEFCIILFGTILMLAKISFWQYIETALLFAFGIHLIIHLLQAILVKGYVPGLVSSLLLLPYGYFSTQLIVKEFQLKTFFIATIGTALMILNLKIMHRATMKN; translated from the coding sequence ATGGATTCTCTCGTTTTACTTTATCTGCTTTTGCCTGTAGCATTTAGCCTTCACGATTTCGAAGAAATTTTATTTCAGCATTCGTGGGTTTTGAAAAATCAGAATCGCATTGTGAAAAAATTTCCTTTCGCAAAAAATATCTTGGAACATTTAGCAAAACTCGATACAAAAAAATTTGCAGTTATTGCCTTTGAAGAATTTTGCATAATTCTATTCGGAACCATTTTAATGCTTGCTAAAATTTCTTTTTGGCAATACATTGAAACTGCTTTGCTTTTCGCCTTTGGGATTCATTTAATCATTCATTTATTGCAAGCAATTCTTGTCAAAGGTTATGTGCCTGGACTTGTATCAAGTCTTTTGCTTTTGCCATACGGCTATTTTTCAACGCAACTCATCGTGAAAGAATTTCAATTGAAAACGTTTTTCATCGCCACAATTGGAACGGCTTTGATGATTTTGAATTTGAAAATAATGCATCGAGCAACAATGAAAAATTAA